The nucleotide sequence CTTATAAACCTGTACGAGTCCtctacccaccccaccccacccccacgcCTATCAGAACGAAGACATGATGGCATAATATTGTTAATCACTCCCGATCCACACTCTTGTTTGAAATTTCAACCTTTGGTTCATGAAAGAGTACCTCAAATACTGCCAATTTTTTCTCGCCCAGCTTGTGCATTTTTTTAAACCTGTCAGTGACCGTGGGGTACATGTACAATAAGGTCTTTGCCATCTAAAAACATATTTGTGCAGAAGTCATGGTAACTTCACAGAATCGGTCTGTACACGAACTGTAGCCGTCCAGTCTGCTATAGGGCtcctctaccccctccccttgcacCTCCTTCCATTGTTATCAGTACCATTGACTTCTCCAGGTTTTTGAAAGTTGTATGCTGTTATATATGTAAAAGCTCAATCCAGCTAATTGCTTTGTTATCCCTCGTAACTACAATACGATGGCTCATGTCTCTGTATTCATTATGTGAATTGAATTGTGTATTTGTCCCTAGCCTATATGCCTAAATGTTTTCTGCTTTACCTTATGGTCACACTGAGTGACTTACATCTTGTCACTGCTTCATTTGCCGTCTAGCTTAACTTGTTTTTTAACTACCGTAATTCCTCTGCTTTCCTGCAAGTGTCAATGTCTTGTCATTCGTCTGCATGTCCTGCGGTGTGCTTTTCGTTTTGTTGACAGGAGACCCTGCATGGCAGCACACCTAACTTAGCCGACACAGCCCGGTCAGATCTGGACACCGCCCGGTCAGATCTGGACACCCCTTTTAAGAGGCAGGCTACCTATTCTAGCCAGACCTCTCTGGGTCCGATCACCGTCTCTAACAACAGTGCCAGATTCAGAAAGAAATCTGCCACCATATCTTCCCAGGAGAAACCCAAGGAGGTGGAGATGGCGATGAGGAAGGTGGAGCAAACGGCGATGAAGAGGGTCGAACAGCAATCAGGAGACTCGTCGCCAAGGCCGATATTACGCACCCTCTCGGAGGAATGCTTGTCCAAGTCTGCTGAGAAGCTACTGGAGGAAGACGCCAAAGCAGCAAATCAACCAGCTAAAAGGAGTAAgttaaaaaaagatatatatatatgtaaattgagGTATAGTGGTGTAGCCCCTTCGCCTTCTTAAGAAGTTAATACTGAAGCATTGACCAATTTAACTAATTTCCATTGCCCCCTTTGCCCTTCCATCCCCCTCAACAATATTTcatctccctccctccctccatttCCCCCATTTATCCCTTTAATCTCACCTATTACTCCCTCTCCTCTCACCCCCCTACTCTCTCTCCTTACCTCCTACTCTCACCCCCCTGCACCCCTTCATTTCTGCCCCCTCCCCATCACTGCACCTTCACTTCAGTtttaaagaatattaaaaacaaaatggttccTCGATCTGAAAGCTAACTATTTTCGTGGAGTGTATTGGGAGTCGTAAACGGTATACATCGTAATGCCTTTtcaaacataatttttttgtttattcgtgtatgtgtgtgtgtgtctcaTTCTCAGTATTCTACAAGCCAACTTCCAAGTCTGCCAGGAGATCTAAGGCTACAAGCCAGTACTATATAAGGGACACCCCATCACCTACCCATACACCCCCAGCAAGTCTTCCATCGTCACCGACTCACACCCTCGACGACGACCAACCACCGTTTCCTCCGTCCACCCCTGAGGGCGAAGACACCGCGGACGGTATAGTGTTTGCAGCTCATCCTCTCCAAAGCCTCTCCAAGGAGGTAAGTACGCCACCTACCTTCATGGTACTGTCCTCTCACAATcgcaattgttttttttttggtatttttgcaAACACTACATTACACGATAAGCGTCCGATGTGTCGAGTTAGGTtatacaggcatgagctttttccgtgaattcgcggaatatccgctTGTTTTCTACCTCGGAGACAAatactattatcctaacacactgtaacatacgcaaactggagcctatactgcaattttttcaaagttctgtgattttgtttttacccAAGGCGCATCACTGGTTATATCAAgaaggaataatttattcaattATCGCATAGCAAAATGCTGATGCAACAAGGTGGTCAAATCTCTATAccagtgcaaagatgtatatagcagattttttttttctacaggaatcgtaatattttaaagatattataAGCTAGACAGCCTTCAAGCCTGTTACACAAAGATGTTTAAACACCAAGTCGTTACAAGTCAATTGACAGTCGTACCATGTTtgccaaagaaaagaaaaacagtcaTTTTGTATACTTCCACGTTAGTGACTTTTGGTAGGGCCTTTATTTACTCTCCCAGATAAATGGATTAGTGGAGGAGTCATCTAAGCGGATAATGGATTATACCCTAGTCTGGGGAGATTAGCATCTCATGTGTTATAAACAAAGGTCAATGGATAGTTGTGTGGTCATTGCTAATGTATATGTTGTAACACACACAACAGTAAGATATAAGCTATATTAGTCAGGCTCGTGTAGGTTTGTCatgcctagaatttcacaatttataGTCACTTGCTCAGAAATTTCAGTTCGTAGCAGCAATCCACTGGCTAAAAACCAATCCCACTCGCGGTTTCTTTGGATGCATACAAGAGCAACGTTTATTTACACTGGCAGGGAAAAAATGGCAGTTACTTGCTTCTAACTAGCAAATAAGGGATTCTACTGGCTTTCAGCCAGTAAGTATAGCATATTGTGAAAGTTGAGGCTTGCAGGGTATAAAACTATTACCTTAGGACTGGGTAAATAGGACATCCACTAGGGTGAAAAACTGACCATGTGACAGTCAGGTGTTGACTGTTTTAAACTGCAGGGTCCTCTCTAAGTCCGCAATTATTGTCTTGGTATTTTTTATGAGAGCTGGTAAAGGTATCGATAAACCTGGTATCTCTAACCCTCGAATCACTCGATAAATAACGATAATTTTCATGTTGTGAATTTTCTACTTTCAAATGACAAATTCTGCTCACCTATGGAGAGTCAGGGTAGGGCATTTCTGAGCCACCAGATACCAAGATCTGCTTGCCCACGATGAGGCGACGAAACATAAGTTTGTCGAGGCCTAGTTAGAAATGAAGAACCAAATTGGGGGAtatttttcaccatttccatttTCTGCCAATTTTTATCTAGGAACTCATAAAGAAAATTACTGACCTGGAAAACGAGGTGAAGGACAAAGACAAACAGCTGACTCTTCAGGAGAGATATATCGATGAACTTCTGCTAAAAGTAATCACGGTGTCCCCTGGACTGCTGGACCAGGGCTTCCAACCTAAACCAAGTATCAAGGCCCGCTCACCGGTCCAAAGGTACCAGGCAAAGAAACAGGAGGTAGTTATCTGATGATGAGAAATTTTCCCTTTTCAGAAGCAGGAGAGAGCGGTTTCTGGAAAAGAAGTAGGCCCAAAAGTGCCTGTAATCTTTGTATACATGTAAgaaaagttttatatttttaaacagTAACAGAGAAATCTGTCAATAATAGATAAAAGGTTATTTACGGCTCTGAGGAGTCGATCCGAGATACTTAAAGGCTGGCAGTTGTGGTTCAGGGTGTATAAGTTTCTCACAAGACTCCCTACCAAATGCTGTGGGTTACAACATAATAAATAGGACTCAGTTAAAGAGCAGTTGTAGAGTTGGACAGTCAAGATGTGACTGAAATTTGGATGAAAATTTGTAGGCAAATTTGAGATATTATAAGAGATTGGAAGATAAATCCCCAGCTCATACAAAAGGCTAACCAAAATTGCAGTTTGACCTCTATAAATGAGAGCTTTATTGAGATCCATGccaagaagaattaattggtaGAAATGctgatgtgttttgtttttagtaaTATGTAAGTTTCTTACTCAGTGATACATGTAACCAAGAGAAGCATTTGGGAACAACACAAGAAGTTTGTAGCAAATTTGGAGCAGATGATTTAATTTTCTGCTAgttcctcccccacccacctcctcCCAAATGCCCTCCCCCCCTTTTTGACATATCTAGTCTCCCTTTTCTATTAACTCACCCATCTGCCccactttataaaaaaaatcaggttAAATAAAAACTTTTGCACAACTTTCTTTCCAAATCTTGCATTTCGTGTTTTGTAATTATAAACTGCtttgtatttctttcttcttctttttcccttaaaaatgttttgtttttttctgtttttggggaaatgtttcaaacatgaataaacattaatgtATCAACAGTTTTGCATGAATTAACCTAAACACCCCAAAAATTGCCAGCAAAAAATACTAATAGTATATTCTATATCGTATTCAAATAGTACTGTTCTTCTTCTTGACAAAAGTCTTGATATATAACAATGGGTTTTTTGTCTTTATATAACAATGGATTCTTTTGTCTTTATAGAACAAAAGAATGGAAAGGAAACAATTGAAGAggctttttgttttgttttgttttaaaccgCTGTAGCATTAGAGTCTGATATTGTTAATTCTTATATCCTCATGTATTTATGTAAATGtcattttatttctgtttcCGAGCTCACCTTAATTCATCTCCTAGTCTCATTTTTCACAAACTTTTGTATTCTTCTCTCCAAACCTTTTTTTCCTTTGCTAGAATTATGTTTCTGTAAATTTAAAAGTAGCTGTTACTTTTGACCTTTTCTGATTTACAAAGTGTGAAATTCCTTCTTTATAAATGTATTCTTCGTATTCCCACCAGTAAACTAcatctatttattattttaacatttttatttcctGACGTATTGTCAGAGACAGTGGGATGTTTGCTCTGTTCTGCTCTCATATCTCTGCCTTTATAACATTTCCTGTCTTGTGAAGTTGTCACCTACCTGATTGAAGTTAGCAACCACTAACAGCTCATGTAAACCAAGACCCAATTCTTATAAATAGAGGGCAGCAATGCTCATTAAGAACTAACTGTAACTGTCATAAACACAACATTTCCTTCtgttcttttctgtttctttatttctattctctcttttattattttgttctttccatttttcgtttcttttctttttcttctttttattttcctgtttttgGTCTCTCCTGTTGGCATCAAAAGTAAACAGAGttttactgtatattatatattatcaaaCATTTGTAGTCAATCTGAGTTCAAAGTCAATTCCATTATACAGTCAGTTTGACAGAAAATATAAAGAACAGACCAcataatcatataaaaataaacatCTTATTCTTCGTGGTTGGCCAGGTAAATCAGCCGTTATAAGTTTTGACCCTCAATATAAAGAGCTGTTTCTTTAaaagcctccccccccccccaaaaaaaatggtacTGAAATGTAGTATGCACTAGTCTGATGaagtttgtttcttgttttaacTGTCTTAAATGGGTCAAAGTTACCTTTGTGCCTACAGCCACCCATTATTAATTACTCTAACTTTTATAATACACCAAATAAATGAAGTATGTAAAATCTTTACTTGAATAATTTGTCTACAACTATGTCTGGGAAGCccttatattttcaaattaatattaacaataattaacagtaattaaaattaacaataattCAGTTATATAATCAAACAGTGTAACAAGCTAAGCTGAACCATGGGAAATGCTGCCATGCTtattcaatcttttaaaatttggCTTTCCTTTTGTGTCATAAAAATCTATTTTCAATACTCCAATAAAATTTCGGTTCTGACGTGGTGCTCCTTTATGCTtatattccatattttttttcagtaaCATATTTGCTGTGgcatttattttctttataatctCTTCGCACATTCTCATTTCTTTGAGACTCTTGTCTTGACAATCCAAGTTATAGATGAAGAAAATGGTACAATGAAtcctattttaaatttttttttttcatttttaaaatttttttttttattaatcagTTTAAGGATAAATGGTTTAAACAACTGTGAATATAGATCTTAGTCAAGCCAAAGCAAAATCTTCAGTGTTATATATGACAGCTAAACTGTGTTAACATGGCCATCTTCAAAAACTGCCACACGAtatgataaaatgatatttgtagAATTTGTAGAAAATCAGTAGcagaaaatgagaaaaagaCGACCGTTTCTTAGGCAATAGAATATTTGTAACTGATGTTTTAAAAACATCCAAATATGGCCTTGAAATTTCCCCAGTGCCTTCATGTTTTGATCAACTTTACCAGTTTCTCGTAAGCTTCTGGTTACCAAAGATTCTCAAATGGCCTTTGTAAGTATGTGGGATATATAAATgactaaaacaaaattatagttTTATGAATTCATCAGTGAAAATTCAGGAGAACAATAACCAATTGCTTtgtttcttttgaaaaaaaatgtcagaTAAATAAGATAAATAAATGTTATTGGATGAGAAGTTATGAAAATATCAAGCTATTTGCTTACTCTAGttcattttaaaaacaaaatactttatCAAATTGAGTTTTGATGGATGCAATTTATTAAGAGTTGATCTAGTTTATCGGTGGTAGTATTATAACGAGTCCTGACTGGAGAGATTGGAGTCGGAGTTAAGTTTCAATGTAAAGTTACTGGAAAACCAGTTtcgaaataaaacaaatattgttagccaactgctcatccactaaagagcctgtgtaagagaatgggTACAAGTAAGAGGGTGTGACGTTTAAATACCAGCAGGTTCTTCAGAGGCTGCATGACTGACATGCTTGGAAAAAAGTTagtgattttttattttatttaatgtgGAGATAATACAGTGACTTGGGTCAGTGACCAGGGGCACAACCACATATTCTTTTGGGGGAGGCGGTAGGGCGGGACTAGGCATCCCCCTTCCCACCTCTGGCAGACAGAATCTTCCCAAAAAAATTCTAGTGTATCGTACTAGTATCACTTAGAGTTTCTTCAAGTAAGCAGACAGTATACTTAATATATCCACTAGTGTAGCAGTGACTTAAAGTCATTCATAAGTGTAACTGGGTGTCCTTTTCTGTAATATCAtgtataaatatttcatatattataaTCACATGACACTCATATATCTGTAGTACTTAAATACACTGTTAGCATTATTACAGGTTGGACCGATATATACTTCATTTGTCAAGGCTgtttatatatatcaatgatacatatatatataaatgtttctggattttccaacacactacaatttcaattgcatatataaatatatatatatatatatatatatatcccattaTTACCTGCTgcattttcttttataatttctCCAAATTTATGGTGCAAGGGTTTCTCCCTTTTGTTGATGAAAAAATTTGACAGGTTTTCCATTCATTTGGAAAGTCACATTTTGACCTGTTTGATGACAACCATGTGCTTATTTAATATCAATTTGCGTCTAATGAAGTCACATTTATGTTCAATCTTTGTTGTAACGAATGTCTCTAAGGACAAAGAAATATCAGAATGTTCCCTGAATACAGTTCAGcttcaaagatttgttgatATGATTTATACATTGTATAACGAGCATAACACATTGTATCAGGTACAGCTTCTTTGTCAAGTTGttctgaaataataaaaaaaatatgtatgtccagttattaacaattttcaattgttcaatCACATGATATCTTATCTCAATGAGTACATATGTTTAATAGTTACATTAAACAAATGTTTCTACACAAGCCAAATGCAATGACTAGTTTACTTCATTTTAAAAATACActattttgacactttttttttcgtgtGTGAAACTTGTATTTAGTCTAACCCAGGACAACATGCCCAAGTTACAGTGCAACTGGGACACAATGACCGACCATGTCATGGCGTATTTTGACAccaaaaatgtcacaatttttGTACCCCTTATTTGTAATCTACCCCAAACGATTTTCTCTCGGTTAGCCGATGAGTGATTTAATGACAGATTTTTCAATCTAGTTTTCTGGTTCCtcatttttttagggggggggggggtgggtgttaGGGGTGGGAATCCTGTTTGGAGTTCATTGTTTTATCTAAACACTGTCACTGCTGCTCATTGGGATGGTCACAGTCAACTGGTACAGTATATGTGTTTATGTGTGTGAGGTttggttaaaatatatatatctatatatatatatatattgcataaatTGCATCCAAACcaatttttatcatcatttcacATAATTACTGCCAAAAAAGGGGTtccataaatatttacaaattttcagTTCTCGCATCTATTATTGCCATTCTCATCATGAAGGGAGGTCCACAAAAATTGTTCTTCGAAAATGTTGTCTGTATTTGCGACAACCCTATGAGTCTCAATAATGTGCATTCGTATGCTTGTCTATCTCTCTGGTATGTGGGGCTTATATTCTAATTGGGACTAATCTTTGATACACTGTATAATTGGCAAAATAATTTGGTGCAAATTAATCCAGGtccattttgaaggaaaaaaatcagaaattaaCTGCTATTTACCAACTCCTTGTACCAATTTTTATGGGGTTTTgtgttcgttttttttttttgcttaatgAAGGTTGTCTTTTTTACTGCCCAGAATATAATAATTTCATGTATTTCTAAGATTCTCATGGGATGGTTAGCTGAGAAAGGTTTGGCATCAGATTCATCCTGTGTATACAAACCACAAAATTTGGGAGTAGAAGAAATATCTTGCCCTTGTGTAATAGGTTTTGAAAGATCAAAACCTTCCTCATGCCATGCATGTTGATTTGTTAGTTAGTTTTACACACAAGGATTGTATTGAAATTATAATCAGTGATTTATGCaaattacaataaataaaatattacaaatttaaagaaattggtttatactttattttgtCATACACAAATCTCATTTTATGACTAATTGTTTTTTTAACACTGCTGAAGGGATGGGATAGGTGAAGTGGTAAGTGAAAGGGAGGGGTGAGGAACGGGTGTGGGAGAGGCAAAACTTCTTTGGTTCAATGTTTATCTGAAGTTTTTCCCTTACATCCCCTTttattattaaagggatggGTGGAAAGGGGAATGTTTTAGCCTCCGTAGATCAATAACAAAGGACAGCCTGTCACTCTCTTCTTGATTTAACACGAGCACGCTCTGATACTATGAACTCCATGCCTATGGAGGGAGGGGTTGTGGGGTGTCTTGAAAGGTGTGTACCATGGGGCCAGCTTATACTAATTTCTTCATAATTCCTTGGTAAATCCGCACCCCCTACTGGTACAATTTTTAACCCCACCCTTGCCTGCTCTTACATTGTTTGGGCACTTAACATTGTGAAGCTAAATGTACAATGTCTATGAAAAAACCCAACAGCTACCAACAGAAGTTCCTTTTGATTTTATAAATCAAGTAATTCTGTATATAGCAGTACACAGATCGAAACCTGATGTTGACTTTCAACATATGCAGCCACTGAGAGTAGACtttgatgaaaaataaatagcgccatctattatATTCGCAACTTCTGACGCCATAGTTACTAATAAGATATTGCGATCATGTGCAAGTTTTCGATGTCATTAAATGTTTCAAGTTGACTAGCCTGAGATATTATGGATTTAGCTGAAAGTTTAGATATTTATGATATGAAAATTCAAAGTTTCCCCAAATCCACATAACATTATTATGACATTATGCATATGTTCATAGGTCATCGACCGTCTTTCATAGAGAAAGATCACCCAGTCTGAAATCACCAACGAGACCTTGGTTTTATTGTGtggtttatttacaaatataatttatatttgtgTTACGTCTCGTTCTTTGCTACTTGGCATATATTTACAATTGCCTCGTTTACTTTCTTTTGAAGTATAAAGGCACGGTGTCTGATTACCATAACTGTGTCCCACGCCCAACCAAGTCAATGTTGCCAGGCAAACATATTTGACTTTGTTCTAGATTGTATTGTGCCAATATGCTATCGCATGTAATACACAATCTGGTATATGCACAACAGACACGAAGTTGCTATGAAACTGCTTGGCCATGTTCTGTACAAACTGTTTGTGCGTTATTACTACGGGCCGACGGAAGATAACAAAACCCGCTACGCAGGCTAGGCGATATCGTGGACGATGTTGTCATTGGACGCGTGAGAGGATGACTCTTATGACGTCATTCTTGGAATGCAGTTGCCGTGCGAACATTGCTCCAAACTTGTGTTACGcgactagtactagtagtactatactAACGTAGTAGCTACCCTAACGAGTAACGTAGCATGTGAGTCCTATTAGAATCCAGTAGTAAGGTTGAAGTAGAAGATCTACAGTAGGCCTTTTAAAGCCAGTATTGTCATTTCATCTCACATCCAAAAAAGAACACCAATATTTGAGTTGAAGAAGAATTGAAGATCGCCCTAGCCATGGCAGGAGCATCTTTGAATGTGACGAAGTCGAAAGACAAGAAATTAAGTTATTTTTCGTTCGGCGATGACGAGGCTCCCGTGACGCTACCATACATTCCGTCATGGTTAAAACAAACCCAAGTTATGTACAGTAAACTGCCAATGCTGTATGCACCATCTGGCACAATAACGTTATTTACTACGGGCTTGTGTGAAAAGGTATCTTTATCAAATTTATGTCACGACTGCTGTCGTTCATTAACAGTTTTGTGTGGAAGACTGCAGTGATGTAGGAATGCTGTACAAGGAGTGAGGCCAaacttaggcctacatgtaaCTTTGTTAGTGTGGCCTTGGCCCCCCTAGGCTTAACCCTAACTGAGGAAGGCCTAACCTAGCCCATGCATCACTAACAGGCCCATTCTAACTAAggatatttaataaaattttcCAGTGGGTGAAAGTTTTGTCACTAAGAAGTTCAGGATGGCATAGCTAGTTAGGTAGTGTTGGTATTATTATATTATGCTTGCAAGTAAATATTGCAGGTATTGAAATGAAACATAggtctaggcctagcctatgcacttttaatatttttgtgtGGTCCTAATATTTCCTGTACTGTGTCATACATGTAGGTGTGTTCGTTAGTCAAAATATAACCACTTgttaaattgcaattttaatCTACAAAGCCCAGTGAAAACGGCCAAAATGCCCACAGTTAAATCCACTTTGTACTTTAAGACACTTTCGTGGATTATATCACCCATTTTGCAGAACCATACATAAACTTCTGCTCACGCATAGAGTTAGGAATGTTTTAACATGTCTTCGAGCAGTTCCACTTCTGACCTTTGCAAGTATAATTCTTTCTATTCTGTCGCAATCTGGTCAAACCATTGATGAAATCACATTTCCAAAGGAAAGAACTAAAAGAACATTAATGCCCTTACTATCATGAGTTGACTGTATACCATCATAACAGTAGTAGGCCTAAGCCTAAGCTTAATTATACATACTAGGACACAGCCTAATTTCAatacaaattattttaaagacTATTTTTATGTAAGAATTTTAtttaaatctgtttttttttttctgtgtagCTTCATTTCACTCCCAGTGACCTAGAATTTGACTCAAGTGCCAATGAGTTTTTCTTGGAGTACAAAAGCCTTCATGACCCTCATCTCAAGAATCTATACACCCACGCAAGGACTGTGAGAAGATTAATCAAGCAAGGCTTCATTACTCCAGAGCTAAAGGTCAGTCAGAAAGTAGTTGCCACGGTGATGAATGTGTATAGACCAGTTGCAAAGCCACTAATTGAAGTCAAGTTGTAAACATTTCCCAATTAATGAAGTCAAGTGTATTTATGACATGATCAAAGCCAGGAGGATACTAAAAGTCTTcctaaaaatgaaaatatgtacaTGTAGGCTAGGATATCAGTCCTGTGTTTCAAGGACATGGTCTGAGTTACACACCGACACTTAATTAAGTCTAGTTACGGGGTTTCCCATGAAAcaccctaactttacttttaatgcttgaatcacatgttgaccttacttatgatacatacgctacattctatcggtttcgtgtttacgttattcaAGATTTGTGAGCCGTTCTTCTacaatcggaattcgtttcgtggatgggtaggcctacactaaaatcaacttcacaaGTCTccaatgaatatacgcaaacagtTTAGTGTACAGTATCATATTTTCAGTCACTGCattgtgtacacagttataatacatatctAGGCCaccagcgcatgtgtgatgtaccaTGTACGAACATTTCACTGTGTGATGTTACagattaatgccttcacagaaaacttcgatcaaagtagatgatcATACCAGTACTAGTGTGCTCAATATGTCttaaccaattccaaacacatatatttatgaaaagctTTGGGTAATTTtcaacgggtatatcttcgttgcaacgaatggatgcagacactTTGGTTACCTGGAAGTGAAGGTTTCCatcgtgatgacgtaacttttccgaccaatcatgagcgcctATTTACacgcaattgcaaacctgtttgggacaCAAAAAAATCGCGGCCTGGGTATCAATTACTCCtgcagtaatttttttttttttaaataataaattaacaaatacAATGATACGTACTAAGCAGCAGGCAGAAATTGTAAATGGAGATAAGAAAGGTTGTGTTGCTTTAAATTCAGATTATATGGTAAAGCACTGTCGCTTGGCATGAATGTTCAAACTTGTGATAATCTGTTGGTCATTCAAATTGCCACCTCTATGaatgaattttaattaatatgaacaATTTGTGAGGCAACATTTTTTGTGACAGGAAGTGTAGAGTAAATGACCAAAGTGTCAGGAAAAATGGGCAGGTAAGTTACCCTGACTTAGAAGGATCTTATTTTAGGTTTTCAATGAGGATGTCGGGGGACTCGTCATGTAGAGACATATGTCAAACATTTCAAGAAATATTTGCAGGTTTGAAATATTTAGGAATGTCACAATTGATTGATTTctttgtgaatatatttgtatttctaatcggttttttgtttttaccctTTACAAGTTTTCCCTCTTTTTTATTAATAAGTCACTAAATGTTAGTAGAAaagtattgtactgtattttattttttaattattatttttcattcatttttttaattatgattttttattcatttttttatgtttttaattattatttatttttatattttatatgtattcaTGATCACTCAACAAGgtacaaattaaaagttatacattgcaaaaacaaaaattgtatggTCTGTTACATATATTCAAGCATCTGCAgttaatattttacatattacCCTTCATCAAACTTAACATGCTCATCCATAGCTGAAGTGCACAACTAGGTTATTTGACAGCACTATTTCCACAAACCTGTATTTCATATTGC is from Apostichopus japonicus isolate 1M-3 chromosome 16, ASM3797524v1, whole genome shotgun sequence and encodes:
- the LOC139983304 gene encoding uncharacterized protein isoform X1, with the protein product MTSMDNIDLIDKKSCRVVVHRARNLKPRGKDSKSSPFVTICLGKEKFATSVIEKSQNPEWNEDCELIVRPRDSKLELTVLHQDFFLERFLGKVEIPLMEVEAAPKRSIRGWYKLLGKGSKTKKEDKNRGEIEITAQMKGDSNRSILPTAINVKSFARLNVHPLRKATSTPYIASHEDTSTNPFAETPDDDNLERVSAPQDIPKPPRGENEPQKSPMSRLSASSPQKEQSPTFQRQGMGRKIVRTSIRKDKETLHGSTPNLADTARSDLDTARSDLDTPFKRQATYSSQTSLGPITVSNNSARFRKKSATISSQEKPKEVEMAMRKVEQTAMKRVEQQSGDSSPRPILRTLSEECLSKSAEKLLEEDAKAANQPAKRIFYKPTSKSARRSKATSQYYIRDTPSPTHTPPASLPSSPTHTLDDDQPPFPPSTPEGEDTADGIVFAAHPLQSLSKEELIKKITDLENEVKDKDKQLTLQERYIDELLLKVITVSPGLLDQGFQPKPSIKARSPVQRYQAKKQEVVI